The sequence below is a genomic window from Thioclava nitratireducens.
GGGCGGTTAGCTCAGTTGGTAGAGCGTCTCGTTTACACCGAGAATGTCGGGGGTTCGAGTCCCTCACCGCCCACCATTCCCCATGAATAATATTGATATCAACTGCTTGCGTGGCGTTGCGCGACCGCGCTCAGACTCTGTTCGCGCATGGCTCTATGATATGCGCGCCGCGATGCTACCTTTTCTTCAATCACAGGAAAGGAGCGCACGATGAGTTGGAACCCCGCCCTCGACCCCGAAATTCCGATCGGCGATGCCGTGGACGCCATTGAAACCGTTATCGCGCCCCGAGCGCGCGACCTTGGTGGATTCGAGGTGCGCCGCGCCTTGCCCTCGGCTGCACGCCAGATGATCGGCCCGTTCATCTTCTTCGACCAGATCGGCCCGGTGGAGTTCCTCTCCGGCCAGCGGGGCATCGACATTCGCCCGCACCCGCATATCGGGCTCGCGACTGTGACCTACCTGCTGCAAGGCCGCCTGCATCACCGCGATTCGCTGGGCACCGATCAATGGATCACGCCGGGCGCGGTGAACTGGATGAGTGCGGGCTACGGCATCACCCATTCCGAGCGCACTGACGGCAAGGTCCGCGACACCGGCCAGCATCTCGCGGGTATCCAGACATGGGTTGCGCTGCCGGAGGATCAGGAAGAGGGGCAGGCGGCGTTCAAACATGTGGGTGCCGAAGCGCTTCCCGAATTGCAGGCCGAGGGCAAGACCGTGCGGCTGGTGCTGGGCGATGCCTGGGGCGCGCATGCCCTGATCGATCTGCCCTCCGAGATGTTCTACGCCGATGCGAAGCTCGATCCGGGCGCGCAGATCCCGCTCCCTGACAATCACGAGGATCGCGGGGTTTATGTGCTGCAAGGCTCCGTCACCGTCGCGGGCGAAACCTACGAGGAAGGTCGGATGCTCGTTTTCCGCCCCGGCGACCGGGTGTCGCTCAAGGCGGGCGGGCAGGGCGCCCGGCTGATCGTTCTGGGCGGCGCGACCATGGGCGGTCCGCGCTATATCTGGTGGAATTTCGTGGCCTCCTCGCGCGACAAGATCGACGCGGCCAAAGAGGCATGGCGCGCGGGCGACTGGGCGCATGGCCGATTCCAACTGCCGCCCGCGGATGATGCGGAGTTCATTCCCGCGCCGGAACGTTGATTGCATCCGCCGAGAAAGGGGGCGCTGCCCCCGTCGCCGGACGGCGACAAAACTAAAAGAAGAGGGGGCTCCGCCCCCGACCTTCGGTCTCCCCCGGGATATTTCTGCCAAGGGGAAGCAGAAAGCGCATCTCATCGGGGCGCGTGCGGGCGCGATAAATAAGGGCCGCGGACGCGCACTGAGGAGCCGCAATTTGCTTGCCCGAACGGCAGGTGAAAATTCGTCGGATTTTTGCTCTCAGGCCGCTTGACGGGGGCAGGTCGCCCGCGTAATACCCTCCCCACGCTCGGACGGCGATCCGGGCAGATGATGCGAGCGGTTGTAGCTCAGTTGGTTAGAGTACCGGCCTGTCACGCCGGGGGTCGCGGGTTCGAGCCCCGTCAACCGCGCCATCATCCGGATCGCCCCGAGCGCAGATGCGCGGTTGTAGCTCAGTTGGTTAGAGTACCGGCCTGTCACGCCGGGGGTCGCGGGTTCGAGCCCCGTCAACCGCGCCACTTTCCCCCCTTCTACGGTAAAGTTGCGTTTGTGAAACGCGCATCTGTCGCTTATATCCGGGCGAAGTTTCGGGAGGAGCGCATGCGCTGGATCAAGCAGTTTTTCGACCACATCACCCTGCTGCAAGCAGTCCTGTTCGCGGGTCTGCTGGGTCTCGCGCCATTCACCCCAGAGCCACATATTTGGGAAAAGCTGAAGATGTTGGCGGCGGGCACGCTGGTGCGTACGGTCGATTGGTTCGATCTGGTGATGCACGGGCTCCCGTGGTTCGTGCTGGCGGTGAAGCTGGCGCAATGGGTGAAAACCGGACAGACCGGGAAATCCGGTAGGGGTGCGTAATGAAAGACGACATGGACGCCAAAGGGCTGATCGAGACGATGGGCGCTGCCGCGCGGGCGGCCGCGGCGGAACTGGCCTTCGCCAGCGCCGAGGTAAAGCAGAAGGCGCTGGAAGTGGCGGCCGATGCGGTGCTCGCGCGTAAAGATGACATCGTCACCGCAAATGGCGAGGACATGGCCTACGGGGCCGAAAAGGGGCTGAGCCCCGCGATGATGGACCGGCTGATGCTGGACGATGCGCGGATCGAGGCGATCGCCAAGGGATTGCGGGCGGTGGCAGCGCAACGCGATCCGGTGGGCGACACGATCGCGGAATGGGACATGCCCTCGGGGCTGCATATCAAGCGCGTGCGCACGCCGCTTGGCGTGATCGGCGTGATTTATGAATCGCGGCCCAACGTGACGGCGGACGCCGGAGCGCTATGCCTGAAATCGGGCAATGCGGTGATCCTGCGCGGCGGCTCGGAGAGCTTCCATTCCAGCCGTGCGATCCATGCCTGCCTGCTCGAGGGGCTGCGTGCGGTGGGGCTGCCCGAGGCGGCGGTCCAGCTCGTGCCGACCCGCGACCGCGCCGCCGTGGCCGAGATGCTGCGCGCGACCGAATTCATCGACGTGATCGTGCCGCGCGGGGGCAAGGGGCTCGTCGGTCTGGTGCAGGCCGAGGCGCGTGTTCCGGTCTTCGCCCATCTCGAGGGCATCTGCCATATCTATGCCGACGGGGCAGCCGATCTGGAACAGGCGCGGGCCGTCGTGGTGAACGCCAAGACCCGGCGCACCGGGATTTGCGGCGCGATGGAGTGCCTTCTGATCGACCGCGCCTTCTGGAAGAAACATGGCGGCGTGCTGATCGAAGACCTGCTCAAAGCAGGCGTCGAGGTGCGCGGCACGGGCGATTTGCTGCAAATCGAGGGCGTCACCGAGGCAAGTGCGGAAGATTTCGGGCGCGAATTCCTCGATATGATCTGCGCGGCGAAGATCGTCGATGGCGTGGATGGCGCGATCGAACATATCCGCCGCTATGGCAGCCAGCACACGGAATCGATCCTGACCGAGAATGACGCCGCCGCCGACCGCTTCTTCGAGCGGCTCGACAGCGCGATCCTGATGCGCAACGCCTCCACCCAATTCGCCGATGGCGGCGAGTTCGGCATGGGCGCAGAGATCGGTATCGCGACCGGCAAGATGCATGCGCGCGGGCCGGTAGGCGCCGAGCAGCTCACCTCGTTCAAGTACCTGGTGACCGGGCGCGGCACGGTGCGTCCCTGAGCGCACCGTACCCTCCGATTTCCGCCTGACGCGGTCGCTATCAGAAGGCGATCGTGCCGCCTTCGGAATCGACCGACCAATCGAGTCTGCGGCCCTGCCGCGCCGCCTCGCGCGGCAGGAGCGCGAATTGCACCCGCGCGGGTGTCAGGTCCAGCCGCTCCCCATCGAGCGCCGCGAAGGCCGCACGATCGGGTCGCGCTTTCTCGGCGCGCGCCGTGATCATCCAGCCGTCGCCGCAGGGCATCGCGCGGATATCGCCGCCGAAGGGCAGCGCGGTTTCGAGGCAAAGCATCGCGAGAAGCGCCAGTTTCACCTCGGCGCGCGGCGTCTCTCCCGGCGCCCGCCAATCGTAGTCCACGCGGCTCTGAGCGGAGACTTCGCCCAGCAACCCGGTGATTTCCGCTTCGCTCAACTGCTGATCGGGTCCGGCGCGTCCAAAGGCCAGCCGGAAGAACTTGACGCGCGCATTCGCCGCCGCCACGCTTTGCGAAATAAGCTCCACCTCCGGGCCGGGCGCTTCGCTTGTCATGGTGAGCAATTCTACCCCATTGCCGATGGCCCCGATCGGGCTGATAAGGTCATGGCACAGGCGCGACGCGACAAGTTCGATCAAATCAGCGTCCTCCGCACCCGCATTCGCGGTCTCGAATGGCATCAAACTCTCCAGAAGGTGAAATGTGATCTATGAAATCCTAGAACCCGGCATGCTGGTCAGGAATCCCGCCCAGCCCGACTGGGGCACTGGCCAGGTGCAATCGCGTATCGGCGAAAAGGTGACGGTCAATTTTGAACATGAAGGCAAGCTTGTCCTGGACGGTCGGCGGGTCGCGTTGGAATTGGTTTTCTCTGAACAAAGTTGATGAAACGTTAACAGGCGCGTGAGGTCACGCGAGAAATTCCGTCAACCGGAGGATGTGGCGCATCGCCCCCCGTCGTGATGCGTCCATGACACGCTCCGCGCTGCGCGATATTGCCAATCCGGGCGCGGCTTTCTAAACCGGGCCAGCGAATATCGGCAGGAGGACGCCCGTGATCGACAGCGCCGCATTCGAAATCAGGCTGGCCCGCGATGCCGCCGATCTCGTGGCGTCGCAGCGGCTTCGCTACCGCGTTTTCGTCGAAGAACTCGGCGGCGGCGGCGAGACGGTCGATCACCAAAATCGTCTGGAAAGCGATCGGCTCGACTCGATCTACGATCATCTTCTGCTGGTCGATCCCGCACGCGCTGAAGGCGAGCATGTGGTGGGCGCCTACCGGCTGCTACCTTCGGATCGGCTGGAGCGGGCAGGGCAATTCTATTGCGATAGCGAATACGACCTCTCGCCGCTTGTCGGCACCGGGCGCAAGTTGCTGGAGCTTGGGCGCTCCTGCGTCGATCCGGACTATCGGGGCGGGGCGGCAATGCTGCTTTTGTGGAACGCGCTGGCCGATTACGTCCTTGCCCATGACATCGAGATTCTCTTCGGCGTTGCGTCCTTCCACGGCACCGATGCCGAGAAGCTGAAAGCGCCGCTGTCGTGGTTGCATCACCATCACCTAGCGCCCGCGCACATGCGTCCGCGCGCGCGGCCAGAGGCGTTCCAGCCAATGGACCTCGTGCCTGAGGCGGCGCTGGATCGGCGTGCGGCGCTGGCCGAAATGCCCAATCTGATAAAGGCCTATCTGCGGCTTGGCGGATTCGTGGGCGAGGGGGCTTTCATCGACTATCCGTTCAACACGACCGACGTTCTCCTGCTCATGGATACCAAGGCGATGAGCGACAAGCATCGCAGCTTCTACACCCGTCGTTTCGAGGGCCGCGCGTGAGCTGGATCGAGGACGAGCCCGATCCAAAGCAGTTCGGCGCGCTCGATTGGATGCGGGCGGGGCTGCGCGGTCTGATCTGGGGGCTGATGCTGCTGATCGGGCTTGTAGTGCTGCTGCTGGTGCGTCTGGTGGAGCGCCCGGTTCACGGGCTGGCGCGGCCCTGGACACCGTGGATCACGCAAGCGGTCTGCCGGATGAGCTTCCCGATCCTCGGGATCTCCTATCGCGTCACGGGGCGTCCGATGACCAAGATCGGGGCGGTGGTCGCAAATCACGGATCGTGGCTCGATATCTTTGCGCTCAACGCCTGCCAGCGGGTCTATTTCGTCTCCAAGGCCGAGGTCGCCAAATGGCCTTTCGTCGGCTGGCTCGCGCGGGCCACGGGCACGGTTTTCATCAAGCGCGATCCGCGTGAGGCAAAGACGCAGCAGGGGCTGTTCGAGGATCGCATCCGGGCGGGCCATCACCTGCTGTTCTTCCCCGAGGGCACCTCGACCGATGCGCGCCGGGTGCTGCCCTTCAAGCCGACGCTGTTTCAGGCCTTCTACAGCCATGGGCTGGAGCGCGTGATGCAGATCCAGCCGGTCACCGTGGTCTACACGCCCCCCGCGGGCGAGGACGTGCGGTTCTATGGCTGGTGGGGCGATATGGAGTTCGGGCCGCATCTGATCAAGGTGCTGGCACAGGCGCGGCAGGGCGCGGTCGAAGTGGTGTTCCACGCGCCGCTCTCGGTCTCCGACTATCGCTCGCGCAAGGAGCTTGCATGGGCTGCGGAAAGCGCCGTGCGTCGCGGCTTGCCTTACGAGATCGCACGCGCCCGGTAATAGGCCAGCACGTAGAGGCGGATTGCCGTGGCAAGGCCCGTCTCGGTGCCGCGATCCACATCAATTTCGGCTGCCAACTCGTTGAGGCCTAATGATTTCTCATGGGCGATATCGCGGAAGGCACGCCAGAATTCATCCTCCAGCGTGACCGAGGTGCGGTGCCCGCCCAGCGTCAGGGAGCGTTTCTTCGGTCGGCTCATTCGTCGTGCTCGCGCTGATGGCCGTCGAGATCGCGCCGCTCTTTCGTGGCGCGGCTTTCCTGTAGCGCTTTCTCGGCCTTGCTGCGACCGAATTTCTCAGCATTCACAGAGCCTTGCTCGCGCTTCTTCACGCGCGCCTGCTGTTTGCGGAACTGGTTGAGATTGGTGACCTTGCTCATGAGCAAAGAGTGCCACAGCCGATCGTATCGGAAAAGGGGCTTGGGCGCGCCCGCATGAGGCGCGCCCGATACAGTTACTCGACTTCGACCAGCGCGTGACGCTTCTTGCCCGCGCTCAGCTTCACCGGGGTCTCCAGATCGGCGGCGGTGAACATGCGGCCCGGATCGGCGCAGGGCTCGTCATCGACCTTGAGCGCGCCTTCCGCGATCAGCCGCTTGCCGTCCTTACCCGATTTCGCGAGGCCCGAACGCACGACGAGCTGCGCGAGGCTGATCCCGTCGCCCAGTTCCTCGAGCGTCAGCGTGAGGGTAGGCAGGTCGTCACCCACGCCGCCCTTCTCGAAGACTTCGCGCGCGGTTGCCTCGGCAGCATGCGCGGCCTCCCAGCCGTGGCAGAGCGCGGTGACCTCGTTGGCCAGCCGCACCTTCGCCGCGTTGATCTCGGAGCCTTCCAACGCGCCCAGACGCTCGCATTCCTCGACCGGAAGCTCGGTATAAAGCTTAAGGAAGCGGCCAACATCGGCGTCGGTTGTGTTGCGCCAGAACTGCCAGAACTCGTAAGGGCTCAGCATGTCCGAGTTCAGCCAGATTGCGCCCGAGGCCGATTTGCCCATCTTCTTGCCGTCCGAGGTTGTCAGAAGCGGCGAGGTCAGTCCGAAGATCTCCTGATCGAGCACGCGGCGCGTCAGGTCGATCCCGTTGACGATATTCCCCCATTGATCCGAGCCGCCCATCTGCAGCAGGCAACCGTAGCGGCGGTTCAGCTCGAGGAAGTCATAGGCCTGCAGGATCATGTAGTTGAATTCGAGGAAGCTGAGGCTCTGCTCGCGATCCAGCCGCGATTTCACGCTCTCGAACGACAGCATCCGGTTGACCGAGAAATGCCGCCCGATATCGCGCAGGAAATCGAGGTAGTTCAGCCCGTCGAGCCATTCCGCGTTGTTGAGCATCAGCGCCGGCGTCTCGGCCTCGTAATCGAGGTATTTCGCAAACACCTGCTTGATGCCCGCGATATTGTCGTCGATCTGGTCGGGCGTCAGCAGCGGGCGCTCATCGGCGCGGAAGGAGGGGTCGCCCACCTTCGTCGTGCCGCCGCCCATCAGGGTGATCGGCTGGTGGCCGGTCTTTTGCAGCCAGCGCAGCATCATGATCTGGATCAGCGAGCCGACATGCAGCGACTTCGCCGTCGCGTCGAAGCCGATATAACCCGGCACGGTGCCTTTCGCCAAAGCCTCGTCCAGCCCCTGATAATCCGTGCAGTCGGCCAGAAAGCCCCGCTCGATCATCACGCGCATGAAGTCTGATTTCGGATGGTAGGTCATCGTGCTTGTTCCTTTCGTCTGAGCGTGCGTATATCGGGGCAGGCGACGAGAGGGAAGCCATGTTGAAATCCGGGCCGGTCTGGGCGGTTGGCGCCATGTCGGGCACGTCCTTGGACGGGGTGGACGCGGCGCTCGTGTTGACCGACGGAACCCGCATTCTCGATTTCGGCCGCAGCGACTACCGCCCCTATACCGAGGCCGAGCGCGCGACGCTCCATGCAGCCCTCGGGCGCTGGCCCGGCGAGGCCGGGGTGGAGGAGGCCTGCGAGGTGGTCGAAACCGCCCATGCCGAACTGCTCAGCGGCTTCGGAGAGGCGCAGCTCGTGGGGTTTCACGGCCAGACGCTCGCCCACGATCCCTATGGGATGCAGGGCCCGCGCCGCACCCATCAGGCCGGCGACGGCTCGGTCCTGGCCGAGGTGCTGTCGCGCCCGGTGGTCTGGGATTTCCGCTCCACCGATGTCGAGATGGGCGGGCAGGGCGCGCCGCTCGCGCCCTTCTTCCACTTTGCCTGCGCGAAATACGCCAAGCTCGATGCGCCGGCGGTGTTTCTGAACCTCGGCGGCGTCGGCAATGTGACCTGGGTCGATCCGCGCCAACCCTCGGCAGAGGTGCCGGGCGCGGTTCTGGCCTTTGACACCGGCCCCGCCAACGCACCGATCAACGATCTGATGCGGCTCAGGCGCGAGGCGGAGTTCGATGCGGGCGGAGAGCTGGCGCTGACGGGCCGCGTTGACGAGGCAGCGGTCGAGGCCTTCTTGACGCATCCCTATTTCCTGAAGATGCCGCCGAAGTCGCTCGACCGGAACGATTTCCATGACGTCCTGTCCCGTGTGGCCGCGCTGGAAGACGCGGATGCGGCAGCCACGCTTACCGCCTGTGCGGCAGCCTCGGTCGCGCGGGCGGGGGAGCATTACCCGACCGCGCCCTCGGCGATCTATGTATGCGGCGGCGGGCGGCTCAACACCGCGCTGATGGTGGCTTTGCAGCGGCGCATGAACGTGCCAGTGCAGCCGATCGAGGATATCGGGCTCGATGGCGACATGCTGGAGGCGCAGGCCTTCGCCTATCTCGCGGTGCGGGTGGCGCGTGGCATGGCAACCTCTGGGCCCTCGACGACCGGGGTGTCGGCGCTGATCGGCGGCGGCAAGGTCTCGCGCCCCGGCTAAATTCGCATCACTTGACGCTGATCATGCCGCGCCGCGGCGGACGGCGCTAGGATCGGCCTCATTGAAGAGGGTAGTCCGATGTCTGAAACTCCAACCGATCCCTGTCCGACGCCGCAGGCGCGCAAGCAGGCCCCGTTCTCGAACCGGGCCGCCGCGGTCTTCCTTGCGGGGCTCAGCTTCGTCGTCATGGTCATCTCCGGCCTCGTCGTCAGCATTGCGCCCTCGGGCCGGGTTGCGCGGGATATCGACTGGTCGCTCCTCGCGCTCGACCGCGCCGACTGGGAGCTTTTGCACCTCGCGATGGGGGTGCTCTTCGTCTTCGCCGGGGTCTGGCACATCAAGCTACACTGGCCGGTGATCCGCAACCTGCTGTGGTCCGCGGCGGCGCAAACGCTGTGTCACAGGCGCGAATTGGCGCTGGCGGTGGGGCTCGTGGCCGCGGTGATCGTGCTGACGCTGCTCTGGTGGCCGCCTGTCAGCTGGCTCGATCAACTCTCGCGTTGGGCGAGCATCGGTCTCTGGTGATCAACGGGGGATGTCGAAACCGGGCGGGGCCAGTTCGAACCCCTCGAAGCGAAAGCCCGGCGAGACTGTGCAGCTGACAAGGCTCCACGCCCCGGTCGAGCGCGCGGATTGCCACTGGCCCGCGGGCACGATCCCCTGCGGTTGATCGCCGCCGATCACGTCGGGGCCCAACAGCAATTCCAGCACCGGTCCCGCCTCCTGCGGCGCGATATCGAGCTGCACCGGCGCGCCTGCGTGGAAATGCCAGATTTCGGTCGCGTCCACCCGGTGCCAGTGGCTGCGCTCGCCCGCCTTGAGCAGGAAATAGATGCAGGTGCCCGAAGGACGCGCGCCGTCTGCGGCTTCGGCCTCCCAGGTTTGGCGGTAATGCCCGCCTTCGGGATGCGGCACGAGGCCTAGGGCCTCAATGATCGCGTCGGCCTCGCTCATGCGAAGAGCTCCTTGGCGAGCGTCTCGAAATCGGGCGCGATCGCGTCCCATTCCTCGCTCGGCACAAGGTCCTTGTCCTGAGCAGGCCCGTATTCGGTCGGGCGCGGTACGAAAGCGGTCTTTAGCCCCAGCGCCCGGGCTGCCGAGAGATCATCATTATGCGCGGCCACCATCATCACCTCTTCGGGCGGCAGACGCAGCGCGGCGCAGGAGGCCAGATAGACCTCCGGCTTCGGCTTGTAGTCGCGGGCGATATCCGCGCCGAGGATGCAATCCCACGGCAGCCCCGCGTGGCGCGCAAGCCGTGTCATCAGCGCGATGGACCCGTTGGAACATGGCGCGATGATCGCATGGCGCCTCAGCGCGTGAAGGCCGCTGACCACGTCGGGCCACGGGTTCAGCCGCTCCCAGACATGCGACAGGCTATCGGGTGCCGAGACCGCGAAGCGCTTGGCTACCCGGTGCAGGTTCTCGCGATGCAGATCGTCGAGCGCCACATAGCCGCGCCCGCCGTCGCGAATGCGCCGCATCGCAGGATCGTATTCGCCACGCCACGCATCGGCGAAAGCAAGGGAATCGATCCCGGGAAAGGCAGTTTCCACCTCACGCGCGACGGAGTTCCTCCAATCGACACAGGTGCCGAACACATCGAAAATCAGAGCCTTGATCATGGCCCGACAGTGACGCGGATCAGGGCGCAACGCAATCGCCCCTTCGGCTTGGCCCAAATATCCTCGCCGAAGGCGAAACGAAAACCCCCGGCGAAGCGCGTGCTCCGCCGGGGGCCTGGGTGTCTCACGTCAAGACGCGCTTAGCGCAGGATCGAACGACCCGCATATTCCGCGGTCTCGCCCAGCGATTCCTCGATGCGGATCAGCTGGTTGTATTTCGCGAGCCGGTCCGAACGCGCCAGCGAGCCGGTCTTGATCTGACCGCAGTTGGTGGCGACCGCGAGATCGGCGATGGTCG
It includes:
- a CDS encoding glutamate-5-semialdehyde dehydrogenase, producing the protein MKDDMDAKGLIETMGAAARAAAAELAFASAEVKQKALEVAADAVLARKDDIVTANGEDMAYGAEKGLSPAMMDRLMLDDARIEAIAKGLRAVAAQRDPVGDTIAEWDMPSGLHIKRVRTPLGVIGVIYESRPNVTADAGALCLKSGNAVILRGGSESFHSSRAIHACLLEGLRAVGLPEAAVQLVPTRDRAAVAEMLRATEFIDVIVPRGGKGLVGLVQAEARVPVFAHLEGICHIYADGAADLEQARAVVVNAKTRRTGICGAMECLLIDRAFWKKHGGVLIEDLLKAGVEVRGTGDLLQIEGVTEASAEDFGREFLDMICAAKIVDGVDGAIEHIRRYGSQHTESILTENDAAADRFFERLDSAILMRNASTQFADGGEFGMGAEIGIATGKMHARGPVGAEQLTSFKYLVTGRGTVRP
- a CDS encoding histidine phosphotransferase family protein, translating into MPFETANAGAEDADLIELVASRLCHDLISPIGAIGNGVELLTMTSEAPGPEVELISQSVAAANARVKFFRLAFGRAGPDQQLSEAEITGLLGEVSAQSRVDYDWRAPGETPRAEVKLALLAMLCLETALPFGGDIRAMPCGDGWMITARAEKARPDRAAFAALDGERLDLTPARVQFALLPREAARQGRRLDWSVDSEGGTIAF
- a CDS encoding ribbon-helix-helix domain-containing protein yields the protein MSRPKKRSLTLGGHRTSVTLEDEFWRAFRDIAHEKSLGLNELAAEIDVDRGTETGLATAIRLYVLAYYRARAIS
- a CDS encoding DUF3553 domain-containing protein; this encodes MLVRNPAQPDWGTGQVQSRIGEKVTVNFEHEGKLVLDGRRVALELVFSEQS
- a CDS encoding GNAT family N-acetyltransferase, whose translation is MIDSAAFEIRLARDAADLVASQRLRYRVFVEELGGGGETVDHQNRLESDRLDSIYDHLLLVDPARAEGEHVVGAYRLLPSDRLERAGQFYCDSEYDLSPLVGTGRKLLELGRSCVDPDYRGGAAMLLLWNALADYVLAHDIEILFGVASFHGTDAEKLKAPLSWLHHHHLAPAHMRPRARPEAFQPMDLVPEAALDRRAALAEMPNLIKAYLRLGGFVGEGAFIDYPFNTTDVLLLMDTKAMSDKHRSFYTRRFEGRA
- a CDS encoding anhydro-N-acetylmuramic acid kinase, which produces MLKSGPVWAVGAMSGTSLDGVDAALVLTDGTRILDFGRSDYRPYTEAERATLHAALGRWPGEAGVEEACEVVETAHAELLSGFGEAQLVGFHGQTLAHDPYGMQGPRRTHQAGDGSVLAEVLSRPVVWDFRSTDVEMGGQGAPLAPFFHFACAKYAKLDAPAVFLNLGGVGNVTWVDPRQPSAEVPGAVLAFDTGPANAPINDLMRLRREAEFDAGGELALTGRVDEAAVEAFLTHPYFLKMPPKSLDRNDFHDVLSRVAALEDADAAATLTACAAASVARAGEHYPTAPSAIYVCGGGRLNTALMVALQRRMNVPVQPIEDIGLDGDMLEAQAFAYLAVRVARGMATSGPSTTGVSALIGGGKVSRPG
- a CDS encoding cupin domain-containing protein — encoded protein: MSEADAIIEALGLVPHPEGGHYRQTWEAEAADGARPSGTCIYFLLKAGERSHWHRVDATEIWHFHAGAPVQLDIAPQEAGPVLELLLGPDVIGGDQPQGIVPAGQWQSARSTGAWSLVSCTVSPGFRFEGFELAPPGFDIPR
- a CDS encoding haloacid dehalogenase type II translates to MIKALIFDVFGTCVDWRNSVAREVETAFPGIDSLAFADAWRGEYDPAMRRIRDGGRGYVALDDLHRENLHRVAKRFAVSAPDSLSHVWERLNPWPDVVSGLHALRRHAIIAPCSNGSIALMTRLARHAGLPWDCILGADIARDYKPKPEVYLASCAALRLPPEEVMMVAAHNDDLSAARALGLKTAFVPRPTEYGPAQDKDLVPSEEWDAIAPDFETLAKELFA
- a CDS encoding pirin family protein yields the protein MSWNPALDPEIPIGDAVDAIETVIAPRARDLGGFEVRRALPSAARQMIGPFIFFDQIGPVEFLSGQRGIDIRPHPHIGLATVTYLLQGRLHHRDSLGTDQWITPGAVNWMSAGYGITHSERTDGKVRDTGQHLAGIQTWVALPEDQEEGQAAFKHVGAEALPELQAEGKTVRLVLGDAWGAHALIDLPSEMFYADAKLDPGAQIPLPDNHEDRGVYVLQGSVTVAGETYEEGRMLVFRPGDRVSLKAGGQGARLIVLGGATMGGPRYIWWNFVASSRDKIDAAKEAWRAGDWAHGRFQLPPADDAEFIPAPER
- a CDS encoding DUF4405 domain-containing protein; translated protein: MSETPTDPCPTPQARKQAPFSNRAAAVFLAGLSFVVMVISGLVVSIAPSGRVARDIDWSLLALDRADWELLHLAMGVLFVFAGVWHIKLHWPVIRNLLWSAAAQTLCHRRELALAVGLVAAVIVLTLLWWPPVSWLDQLSRWASIGLW
- a CDS encoding DUF4169 family protein, producing the protein MSKVTNLNQFRKQQARVKKREQGSVNAEKFGRSKAEKALQESRATKERRDLDGHQREHDE
- the tyrS gene encoding tyrosine--tRNA ligase; amino-acid sequence: MTYHPKSDFMRVMIERGFLADCTDYQGLDEALAKGTVPGYIGFDATAKSLHVGSLIQIMMLRWLQKTGHQPITLMGGGTTKVGDPSFRADERPLLTPDQIDDNIAGIKQVFAKYLDYEAETPALMLNNAEWLDGLNYLDFLRDIGRHFSVNRMLSFESVKSRLDREQSLSFLEFNYMILQAYDFLELNRRYGCLLQMGGSDQWGNIVNGIDLTRRVLDQEIFGLTSPLLTTSDGKKMGKSASGAIWLNSDMLSPYEFWQFWRNTTDADVGRFLKLYTELPVEECERLGALEGSEINAAKVRLANEVTALCHGWEAAHAAEATAREVFEKGGVGDDLPTLTLTLEELGDGISLAQLVVRSGLAKSGKDGKRLIAEGALKVDDEPCADPGRMFTAADLETPVKLSAGKKRHALVEVE
- a CDS encoding lysophospholipid acyltransferase family protein, with protein sequence MRAGLRGLIWGLMLLIGLVVLLLVRLVERPVHGLARPWTPWITQAVCRMSFPILGISYRVTGRPMTKIGAVVANHGSWLDIFALNACQRVYFVSKAEVAKWPFVGWLARATGTVFIKRDPREAKTQQGLFEDRIRAGHHLLFFPEGTSTDARRVLPFKPTLFQAFYSHGLERVMQIQPVTVVYTPPAGEDVRFYGWWGDMEFGPHLIKVLAQARQGAVEVVFHAPLSVSDYRSRKELAWAAESAVRRGLPYEIARAR